A genomic region of Fundulus heteroclitus isolate FHET01 unplaced genomic scaffold, MU-UCD_Fhet_4.1 scaffold_71, whole genome shotgun sequence contains the following coding sequences:
- the lratb.2 gene encoding lecithin retinol acyltransferase — MESGPAADYNPLSAPPTRSIKTPPEDWAAPCSASPLAMFPLQLLALVFIPSATAQPPPAKEEKKKEEEEENRYDLMFRRGDLLEVPRTLFTHFGIYLGGGRVAHFIPDIMPVVSSDQSWIKRMVTNTRLILGVLAKCGSVRVDSVEDFAYGAEIIINPMDKMCSCAALQGEEVARRAEKLLGDVAYSLLWYNCEHFVMYCRYGTVTSFQTFQFCKTLRRLVLSRGVAKVTAVLAACLLLHLRAADTWSVLLAVLLPFLIWMAS, encoded by the exons ATGGAGTCTGGACCTGCTGCAGACTATAATcccctctctgctcctcccacCCGCTCAATAAAAACCCCACCGGAGGACTGGGCTGCACCGTGCTCTGCTTCTCCTCTCGCCATGTTTCCCCTGCAGCTCCTCGCTCTGGTCTTCATCCCCTCTGCCACGGCCCAGCCTCCTCCTGccaaggaggagaagaagaaggaggaggaggaggagaacaggTATGATCTGATGTTCAGGAGGGGAGACCTGCTGGAGGTCCCCCGCACTCTCTTCACCCACTTTGGGATTTACCTGGGAGGAGGCAG AGTGGCTCATTTCATCCCTGACATCATGCCCGTCGTCTCCAGTGACCAGAGTTGGATCAAACGGATGGTAACCAACACCAGACTCATACTGGGAGTTCTGGCTAAG TGCGGCAGCGTGAGGGTGGACTCGGTGGAAGACTTCGCCTACGGAGCCGAGATCATCATCAACCCCATGGACAAG ATGTGCAGCTGCGCGGCGCTGCAGGGCGAGGAGGTGGCCCGGCGGGCGGAGAAGCTGCTGGGAGACGTGGCCTACAGCCTCCTGTGGTACAACTGCGAGCATTTCGTCATGTACTGCAGATACGGCACCGTCACCAGCTTCCAGACCTTCCAG TTCTGTAAGACGCTGAGGCGGCTGGTGCTGAGTCGAGGCGTTGCCAAGGTGACGGCGGTGCTGGCTGCATGTCTGCTGCTCCACCTGAGAGCGGCGGACACCTGGTCGGTCCTGCTGGCCGTGCTGCTGCCCTTCCTCATCTGGATGGCCTCCTGA